A window from Plectropomus leopardus isolate mb chromosome 3, YSFRI_Pleo_2.0, whole genome shotgun sequence encodes these proteins:
- the zgc:153738 gene encoding dynein regulatory complex protein 11: MSQRTYNQLWADAQLELSRLLTEELPAEPPRPEKDRVVFFQRLAMLYVRYIQIFRQLEQVYDQLVHPQKRRVIRAILDGVMGRVLELKNEMVEKEFSEYHYMDDVLHDLKLTPADLEIPIPRFFISDRSKELQQRKMMLTDILKMVEVTESPKPVTANDMSQDEAIKIIQMAERARQGRLRAKLNEKSRNMNRTYTTKDPNPAAIELATICIQKVWRGYVQRKRTRIVRDEEMIFLGMAMHPKYQVPCPAEIAVQANEACTRIKQMEHNEDYQKSVVAVTNQLRDVEGHDMSNTMKDQIRQWFIECRDATGSFPDYPDEEDGGSAFIFAEKNPQQLMEEIAAKEEEEASNKPKGKEEKKEKGKKDKGKGDEDEEEAGLKMLPSAFLSDLEAENKTFIDFWKKRDESKNFTQRHEVELIKEEKRKAIEAEIRLQVDEQMRQELAEWKLAVDKDKGGKTKGNAKKKKGSKSGKKKKKEKDLTADRTLVSLCQELVEQGLLKQADNVRLRDYMGDYSYLGTTLRQNDIEPMPSLSDVRQVLSLYAVLPLGSQVVHEKAPLIKAILLAGPAGVGKKMLVHAICHETGANLFDLSPLNTAGKYPGKSGLAMMLHMVFKVARLLQPSVIWIEDAEKMFYKKVPKEEKELDPKRLKKDLPKFLKLIKGEDRVLIIGTTKDPQSADIKSLCKMYSKIILIPRPDYGSRYILWKQLIKKQGGEVTRALDLSSLAMISDGYTPGHLVRVIQTIITKRRILQQANRPLTAAEFVAPLAKIDPVFQEEEEALKNWYAKTPLGKKRIKAATGKEEEVAPVKGKNAKRKGKK; encoded by the exons ATGTCGCAAAG GACATACAACCAGCTGTGGGCAGATGCTCAGTTAGAGCTAAGCCGCCTGCTAACTGAGGAGCTGCCTGCTGAGCCCCCTCGTCCAGAAAAGGACAGGGTAGTGTTCTTCCAGCGTCTGGCCATGCTTTATGTGCGCTACATTCAAATCTTCAGACAGCTTGAGCAGGTCTATGACCAGCTGGTCCACCCTCAGAAAAGACGAGTTATTCGGGCGATTCTCGATGGCGTGATGGGGAGGGTGTTGGAGCTGAAGAATGAAATGGtggaaaaagagttttcagAGTACCACTACATGGATGATGTACTTCATGATTTAAAGCTTACACCt GCAGACCTTGAGATTCCTATCCCACGCTTTTTCATCAGTGATCGCAGCAAAGAACTCCAACAACGAAAGATGATGTTGACAGATATCCTTAAAATGGTGGAGGTTACTGAAAGCCCAAAA CCTGTAACTGCAAATGACATGAGTCAAGACGAGGCCATTAAGATCATTCAAATGGCAGAGAGGGCCCGCCAAGGACGCCTAAGGGCCAAGTTGAATGAAAAGAGCAGAAATATGAACAGGACATACACGACCAAGGACCCCAACCCTGCAGCCATTGAGCTGGCAACCATCTGCATTCAGAAG GTGTGGAGGGGCTACGTACAGAGGAAGAGGACACGGATTGTTCGGGATGAAGAAATGATTTTTCTGGGAATG GCCATGCATCCAAAATACCAGGTGCCATGCCCTGCAGAGATCGCTGTCCAGGCCAATGAAGCTTGCACACGGATTAAACAGATGGAGCACAACGAGGACTATCAGAAGTCTGTGGTGGCTGTCACAAACCAGCTACGGGATGTAGAGGGTCACGACATGAGCAACACTATGAAAGACCAAATCCGACAGTGGTTCATTGAATGCCG tGATGCTACAGGATCATTTCCAGACTACCCAGATGAAGAGGACGGAGGCTCAGCcttcatttttgctgaaaagaACCCTCAGCAG ttaatgGAAGAAATTGctgcaaaggaggaggaggaagccaGCAACAAACccaaaggaaaggaggagaagaaggaaaaggggaaaaaggaTAAGGGGAAGGGTGATGAGGAC GAAGAGGAGGCAGGGTTGAAGATGCTACCTTCAGCTTTTCTGTCAGACTTggaagcagaaaacaaaacattcatag atttttggaaaaaacGTGATGAGTCCAAAAACTTCACCCAGAGGCACGAGGTGGAGCTGATcaaggaagaaaagaggaaagcCATCGAGGCAGAGATTCGCCTACAG GTAGATGAGCAGATGAGACAAGAGCTGGCTGAATGGAAGCTAGCTGTGGATAAAGACAAAGGTGGTAAAACCAAAGGAAATGCTAAG aAAAAGAAAGGATCTAAGAGcgggaagaagaaaaagaaggagaaagatTTGACTGCTGATAG GActcttgtgtctctgtgtcaggAGCTGGTGGAACAGGGCTTGTTGAAACAGGCAGATAATGTTAGGCTGCGGGATTACATGG GTGACTATAGCTACCTTGGAACCACACTGAGGCAAAATGACATTGAGCCCATGCCATCATTGTCAGATGTGCGCCAGGTCTTATCTCTATATGCGGTTTTACCATTAG GCTCTCAGGTGGTACATGAGAAGGCTCCTCTTATAAAGGCCATCTTACTGGCAGGGCCAGCAGGTGTAGGCAAGAAGATGTTGGTTCATGCAATCTGCCATGAGACAGGTGCCAACCTGTTCGATCTGTCTCCTCTGAACACAGCAGGAAAGTACCCGGGAAAGAGTGGCCTCGCCATGATGCTTCACATGGTATTTAAG GTTGCAAGATTGCTGCAACCTTCGGTAATTTGGATTGAAGACGCAGAAAAAATGTTCTACAAGAAAGTTCCcaaggaagaaaaagag TTAGATCCCAAACGATTGAAGAAAGACCTGCCCAAATTTCTGAAGTTGATCAAAGGAGAGGATCGTGTTCTGATAATAGGAACAACTAAAGACCCGCAGAGTGCTGATATCAAGTCACTGTGTAAAATGTACAGCAAAATCATCCTCATCCCAAGACCTGACTACGGCTCCAGATACA TCTTGTGGAAGCAACTGATCAAAAAGCAGGGAGGTGAAGTAACCAGGGCGCTGGACCTCAGCTCACTTGCAATGATTTCTGATGGCTACACGCCAGGTCACCTGGTCCGGGTGATCCAGACCATCATCACCAAGCGTCGCATCCTACAGCAGGCCAACAGACCGCTAACCGCTGCTGAGTTTGTTGCTCCATTAGCCAAGATTGACCCCGTGTTtcaggaagaagaagaggccCTTAAA AACTGGTATGCAAAGACCCCCCTGGGAAAGAAGAGGATCAAAGCGGCCACAGGAAAGGAGGAAGAAGTAGCACCagttaaaggcaaaaatgcaaagagaaaagggaaaaaataa